Genomic segment of Leptospira perdikensis:
ATGGATTCGAACAGAACGTTTCAAAAACTCAGGAGGACTCCGAGCCGTCGGAGAAGTAAAAACGGAATGTGGTGGTGCTAAGTGCACAGAAGACCAGGTTTCAAAGTTTGCTCCCGCAAAAATCAAATCGTTACCAAAAAATGGGACTTGGGAAGAATACATCCAATTCGAACAACCAGGTTCCACAGCAGAAAATCCAAAATATAAATCCACACTAGACCAAGTGGGCGAGTATCTTGATGGGAAAAAAACAGGAATTTGGAAAAAACCAGATCCAGAAAGTCCGCAAAAATTTCTCGCCGAAACTCCATGGGTAGATGGGAAAAAAGAAGGTGTTGCTAAAACCTTTGACAAACAAGGGACAATCACTTCTGAAACCAACTATGCAGATGACAAAAAAAATGGTCCCTACTACCGAAAGAATAACAAAGGTGAGTGGGTAGAAAAAGGTTCCTTTAAAGATAATGAAGAAGATGGTGAGTGGACATACCACTTTGTCGGAGCAGACGGAAACGGAATCAAAACAAAAGTATCATTTTCTAATGGCTTAAAAAATGGCCAAGAGACCAACTATTACAAAGATGGTGCTGTCGAATCACAAGGATCCTATGTTTCAGACATTCGCAACGGTCTGTGGAAGATGTATGGATCAAAAGGAAACATTTTAGCTGAAGGGACTTATTCAAAAAAAGAAAATTCTGAAAACTTGGACATTAAGTACGAAAGAACAGGAATCTGGAAAGAATACTATGCTGATGGAAAAATATTTGGAGTTGGTCCACGAAAACATACAAGATCAGGGGAATGGAAGTTCTACTATAAAAATGGTCAAATCGGATACCATGGTAATATGGCAAATGAAAGTATGTTAGAATCTGCTAAAGTTTATGACAATACTGGAAAAATTCTCGGAGAAGGAAAACTTTTCTTTTCACTCGTGAAAATTGACGAAGAAACACAAGACTTAAAACTAAATTATAAACCAAGTATTCCTTATACTTACTTCTACCCTTCCGGAAAAAAAAGGATGGTCATTCGATCCACTGAAGATGCCACCGAATATTCCGAAGATGGTAAAGAATTAGGCAAAGGACCTGTAGAACCTCAAGGAAGAAAAATGGGTTGTTGGACCATTGGAGGCAAAACAGAATATTATATGATTGATAAACCAATGCCAAAAATGACTCCTTCGCAATGCAAATAAACAAAGAACAAATTACAGAAATTTCCGACCAAGTAAAATTACTTCGGTCGGAACTATCCGAATCGATATCAGGGATGGATAATGTCATTCAGTCCCTATTTGTAGGATTGGTTGCTAATGGACACGTGTTACTTGAAGGAATGCCAGGTCTTGCAAAAACACTTGTAGCCAAAAACTTAGCATCTATCATTGATGCAAAATTTTCCAGAGTACAATTTACACCAGATTTGTTACCAGCAGACCTTACTGGCACAAATATCTTTAACCCGAAAACTTCGTCCTTTGAGATCAGAAAAGGACCAATATTCACAAATGTTTTGTTAGCTGACGAAATCAACAGAGCACCCGCAAAGGTTCAATCTGCCTTACTCCAATGTATGGAAGAAAGACAGGTTTCCATTGCTGATGTAACCTTTGATTTAGAACCTCCCTTTTTTGTAATAGCAACACAAAACCCTATTGACCAAGAAGGGACATACCCACTCCCAGAAGCCCAACTAGATCGATTTTTATTTAAAGTAATTGTCACCTATCCAACATTTGACGATGAAGTTGCAATTTTACACCAACATGGAAGTTTGAACGTTACAAAGAAAAAATCAAAGAAAACTCTCAAACCACAAGAAATCCAAAAAATCTCAGGAATTTCAAATCAAGTGTTTGTGGAACCAAAACTACAAAACTACATCGTTAACCTCACGAGGAACACAAGACCAGAAACTACCGTCGATAGTGAACTAAAAAATTTCATTCAACATGGAGTCAGTCCTCGCGCCAGTCTTGCGATGTTAAAAGTAAGTAGAATTCATGCCCTTCTGGAAGGACGTGACTTTGTAATCCCCGAAGATATCCAACGTTTTTTTTCCGAAATCGTTAAACACAGACTTCACCTAACAATTGATGCCATCAGTGAGGACATCAGCACAGATTCTATTATCAAACGAATCCTATCTGTTACGGAAGTTCCATAAATGTTATCTCCAGAGCTAAAACGTTTACTTCAAGTTTTGCAATGGGAAACGAAGAAAAAATTTTCTTCCACTAGACAAGGTTTTCTTGCGATCTCAGAACGGGGGAGGGGGTTTGATTTCAAAGAAGTAAGAAATTATCAGTATGGTGATGATACACGTTATATAGACTGGAATGTAACTTCTCGAACGGGGGAATTGTATACAAAACAATTTTACGAAGAACGGGATGCTTCCATAATCATTTTTTATGATAGGAGTAGGTCACTTAGTGGCTCAAAACAAACCGCAAGTCTTCAAATTGCCTTATTTTTATCATTATTTCATGTAAAAATGGGGAATCGCATTCTTCTTGTTAGCTTTTCAGAGGATCCTAACACACCCTCAGGGTGGCTAAAAACCGAAAACGATATTTTATCTGCTTTTAACACCCTCATAAAACAGAAAGAAGGTAATGGAACTGATTATTCGAAAGCATCTCAAATCGCCTTCAAACTTTATCCAAAATTTGCGATTAGTTATTGGATCTCTGATTTTGTTAACTTTTCTACCTACATAGAAAAAACTAAAATTCCCAAAGTCTGGGATTCCACTGGGATTTGGA
This window contains:
- a CDS encoding LIC20035 family adhesin, with amino-acid sequence WIRTERFKNSGGLRAVGEVKTECGGAKCTEDQVSKFAPAKIKSLPKNGTWEEYIQFEQPGSTAENPKYKSTLDQVGEYLDGKKTGIWKKPDPESPQKFLAETPWVDGKKEGVAKTFDKQGTITSETNYADDKKNGPYYRKNNKGEWVEKGSFKDNEEDGEWTYHFVGADGNGIKTKVSFSNGLKNGQETNYYKDGAVESQGSYVSDIRNGLWKMYGSKGNILAEGTYSKKENSENLDIKYERTGIWKEYYADGKIFGVGPRKHTRSGEWKFYYKNGQIGYHGNMANESMLESAKVYDNTGKILGEGKLFFSLVKIDEETQDLKLNYKPSIPYTYFYPSGKKRMVIRSTEDATEYSEDGKELGKGPVEPQGRKMGCWTIGGKTEYYMIDKPMPKMTPSQCK
- a CDS encoding DUF58 domain-containing protein, which encodes MLSPELKRLLQVLQWETKKKFSSTRQGFLAISERGRGFDFKEVRNYQYGDDTRYIDWNVTSRTGELYTKQFYEERDASIIIFYDRSRSLSGSKQTASLQIALFLSLFHVKMGNRILLVSFSEDPNTPSGWLKTENDILSAFNTLIKQKEGNGTDYSKASQIAFKLYPKFAISYWISDFVNFSTYIEKTKIPKVWDSTGIWIEDELDNLKFPFWLRMFREISEEKVNFQSRENTYSKDLKAAKSFFGINFVQINSNTKLSNQIRPLFKTKRHD
- a CDS encoding AAA family ATPase, whose amino-acid sequence is MQINKEQITEISDQVKLLRSELSESISGMDNVIQSLFVGLVANGHVLLEGMPGLAKTLVAKNLASIIDAKFSRVQFTPDLLPADLTGTNIFNPKTSSFEIRKGPIFTNVLLADEINRAPAKVQSALLQCMEERQVSIADVTFDLEPPFFVIATQNPIDQEGTYPLPEAQLDRFLFKVIVTYPTFDDEVAILHQHGSLNVTKKKSKKTLKPQEIQKISGISNQVFVEPKLQNYIVNLTRNTRPETTVDSELKNFIQHGVSPRASLAMLKVSRIHALLEGRDFVIPEDIQRFFSEIVKHRLHLTIDAISEDISTDSIIKRILSVTEVP